A genomic region of Aspergillus oryzae RIB40 DNA, chromosome 1 contains the following coding sequences:
- a CDS encoding ADP/ATP carrier protein (mitochondrial ADP/ATP carrier proteins) — MSASQSDKSVFGMPGFVVDFMMGGVSAAVSKTAAAPIERIKLLIQNQDEMLRAGRLDRKYNGIMDCFRRTAASEGVASLWRGNTANVIRYFPTQALNFAFRDTYKSMFAYKKDRDGYAKWMMGNLASGGAAGATSLLFVYSLDYARTRLANDAKSAKGGGERQFNGLVDVYKKTLASDGIAGLYRGFGPSVLGIVVYRGLYFGMYDSIKPVVLVGPLEGNFLASFLLGWTVTTGAGIASYPLDTVRRRMMMTSGEAVKYNSSFDAFRQIVAKEGVKSLFKGAGANILRGVAGAGVLSIYDQVQLILFGKKFK; from the exons ATGTCTGCTAGCCAGAGCGACAAGTCCGTTTTCGGCATGCCC GGATTCGTTGTCGACTTCATGA TGGGTGGTGTTTCCGCCGCTGTCTCCAAGACCGCTGCCGCCCCCATCGAGCGTATCaagctcctcatccagaaccAGGATGAGATGCTTCGCGCCGGTCGTCTCGACCGCAAGTACAACGGTATCATGGACTGCTTCCGTCGTACTGCCGCCTCTGAGGGTGTTGCCTCTCTCTGGCGTGGTAACACTGCCAACGTCATCCGTTACTTCCCCACCCAGGCTCTTAACTTTGCCTTCCGTGACACCTACAAGTCCATGTTCGCCTACAAGAAGGACCGTGATGGATACGCCAAGTGGATGATGGGTAACCTTGCCTCCGGTGGT GCTGCTGGTGCcacttcccttctcttcgtctACTCTCTTGACTACGCCCGTACCCGTCTTGCCAACGATGCTAAGTCCGCcaagggtggtggtgagCGTCAGTTCAACGGTCTCGTTGATGTCTACAAGAAGACTCTTGCTTCTGATGGTATTGCTGGTCTCTACCGTGGTTTCGGTCCCTCTGTTCTTGGTATTGTTGTCTACCGTGGTCTGTACTTCGGCATGTACGACTCCATCAAGCCTGTTGTCCTGGTTGGTCCTCTTGAGGGTAACTTCCttgcttccttccttctcggcTGGACTGTCACCACTGGTGCTGGTATTGCTTCTTACCCTCTTGACACCGTCCGTCGTCGTATGATGATGACCTCTGGTGAGGCCGTCAAGTACAACTCTTCCTTCGATGCTTTCCGCCAGATCGTCGCCAAGGAGGGTGTCAAGTCTCTCTTCAAGGGTGCTGGTGCTAACATCCTCCGTGGTGTTGCCGGTGCTGGTGTCCTGTCCATCTACGACCAGGTCcagctcatcctcttcggcaaGAAGTTCAAATAG